One genomic segment of Occultella kanbiaonis includes these proteins:
- a CDS encoding helix-turn-helix transcriptional regulator yields MRADRLVSLVLLLRQRGRLTADTLARELEVSTRTVLRDIEALSAAGVPVYAERGRHGGFALLPGFRTELTGLNHDEALALLTAGTGHAEQVFGLGSALASAMRKVVDALPEGHRATVSDATQRFLVEPQTDLLSRRQVTEDVPDATMSEVRRAVLAGHKLRIHYAATGHAPTWRTVDPVGLVTVRDRAYLLATRSGADRTYRLSRMLAVEELPERAQRQDQVDLDRIWRERCAQFLSDGHLSVLVRVRPARREDLLTTAVAVRAEEPEPDGWLRLEVTYQDQWHAEWALWQLGTDAEALGPASLRTSLRERAAAVAARYAESS; encoded by the coding sequence ATGCGCGCCGACCGGTTGGTCTCGCTGGTGCTGCTGCTGCGCCAGCGCGGGCGGCTGACGGCGGACACGCTCGCCCGCGAGCTGGAGGTCTCCACCCGCACCGTGCTACGGGACATCGAGGCGCTGTCCGCGGCCGGGGTCCCGGTCTACGCCGAACGTGGCCGGCACGGCGGGTTCGCTCTGCTGCCGGGGTTCCGCACCGAGCTCACCGGGCTGAACCACGACGAGGCGCTGGCGTTGCTGACCGCCGGTACGGGTCATGCCGAGCAGGTCTTCGGCCTCGGCTCGGCCCTTGCCTCGGCCATGCGCAAGGTGGTCGACGCGCTGCCCGAGGGCCATCGGGCCACCGTGAGCGACGCGACCCAGCGATTCCTCGTCGAGCCGCAGACGGACCTTCTCTCCCGGCGGCAGGTCACCGAGGACGTGCCCGATGCCACGATGAGCGAGGTTCGGCGGGCCGTGCTCGCCGGGCACAAGCTCCGGATCCACTATGCGGCCACCGGCCATGCACCGACCTGGCGCACGGTGGACCCCGTCGGCCTGGTCACGGTGCGCGACCGGGCGTACCTGCTGGCCACGAGATCGGGAGCGGACCGCACCTACCGGCTGTCGCGGATGCTGGCCGTCGAGGAACTTCCCGAGCGGGCGCAGCGACAAGATCAGGTCGATCTCGACCGGATCTGGCGGGAGCGCTGCGCGCAGTTCCTGTCCGACGGCCACCTCAGCGTGCTGGTCCGCGTGAGGCCGGCCAGGCGGGAGGACCTGCTGACGACCGCAGTCGCCGTCCGGGCTGAGGAACCCGAGCCGGACGGCTGGCTGCGGCTCGAGGTCACCTACCAGGACCAGTGGCACGCGGAGTGGGCGCTGTGGCAGCTCGGCACGGACGCGGAAGCCCTTGGCCCGGCGTCGTTGCGCACGTCACTGCGCGAGCGCGCCGCAGCCGTTGCCGCGCGTTACGCCGAATCCTCCTGA
- a CDS encoding BtrH N-terminal domain-containing protein gives MATGEQGQVRGASGGGGPVVDAGWTLRGGTDPDTAALANVLAHRGVVGPDGPLTEPLLLVVGGGLGAGYILWEFTHDDSRVVTLGFTHSWQYFDRRLAATVDRLGLDVRWSRTGGSVAAARALASTLEAGDPAIVWPDRYQVGYWNLPEFLDGQGGHPVVAYAGSDDRVHVDDRTLAPLTVPTAVLDRARARVGSYKNTMLVVQSSDTVVPADRLRAAVRDGLAATGDHLAGSSTSFALPAWRKWSRMLVDQRAAKGWPTVFADRRGLLRALAGVWEAVEPAGMDGGHLRGLFADGLAQAAAVLDEPALADEAQRWREIGQRWHLLAETALPDDVPAIVRLRELTATVTGAVAAGDAASAEREAAADRLWRLRAEHADASPLDEERLASIRTTMSTQLAAIHDAETGAVASLRAVLSR, from the coding sequence ATGGCAACTGGTGAGCAGGGGCAGGTCCGGGGAGCGAGCGGCGGGGGAGGGCCCGTCGTCGACGCCGGGTGGACGCTGCGTGGAGGTACCGATCCGGACACCGCCGCGCTGGCCAACGTGCTCGCGCACCGCGGGGTCGTCGGCCCGGACGGGCCGCTGACCGAGCCGCTGTTGCTCGTCGTCGGCGGCGGACTCGGTGCCGGCTACATCCTGTGGGAGTTCACGCACGACGACAGCCGCGTCGTCACCCTCGGCTTCACGCACTCCTGGCAGTACTTCGACCGGCGGCTGGCCGCGACGGTCGACCGGCTCGGGCTGGACGTGAGGTGGTCCCGGACCGGTGGGTCCGTCGCCGCGGCCCGGGCGCTGGCCTCGACGCTGGAGGCGGGCGACCCGGCCATCGTCTGGCCGGACCGCTACCAGGTCGGCTACTGGAACCTGCCCGAGTTCCTCGACGGCCAGGGCGGCCACCCCGTCGTCGCCTATGCCGGCTCGGACGACCGCGTGCACGTCGACGACCGCACGCTGGCACCGCTGACTGTGCCCACCGCCGTGTTGGACCGGGCGCGCGCCCGGGTGGGCAGTTACAAGAACACGATGCTCGTCGTGCAGTCCTCGGACACCGTGGTTCCGGCCGACCGGCTGCGCGCCGCCGTGCGGGACGGGCTGGCCGCGACGGGCGACCACCTGGCCGGCTCGTCGACGTCGTTCGCTCTGCCCGCGTGGCGCAAGTGGTCGCGGATGCTGGTCGACCAGCGTGCGGCGAAGGGCTGGCCGACCGTGTTCGCCGACCGGCGTGGTCTGCTGCGGGCACTGGCCGGAGTGTGGGAGGCGGTCGAGCCCGCCGGGATGGACGGTGGGCACCTTCGCGGCCTGTTCGCGGACGGACTCGCGCAGGCCGCTGCCGTCCTCGATGAGCCGGCGCTCGCGGACGAGGCGCAGCGGTGGCGGGAGATCGGGCAGCGGTGGCATCTGCTCGCCGAGACCGCGCTGCCGGACGACGTGCCGGCGATCGTCCGGCTCCGGGAGCTGACCGCGACGGTGACCGGCGCCGTCGCCGCGGGGGACGCCGCATCCGCGGAGCGGGAAGCGGCCGCCGATCGGCTGTGGCGACTGCGGGCCGAGCACGCGGACGCGTCGCCGCTGGACGAGGAGCGGCTGGCCTCGATCCGCACCACGATGAGCACGCAGCTGGCCGCGATCCACGACGCCGAGACGGGCGCGGTCGCGTCGCTGCGGGCGGTGCTCAGCCGCTGA
- a CDS encoding phosphotransferase produces the protein MKILPDSPNLDHLRRQAKDLLAGLRDGEPTTSLADAQAALAQQYGFRTWPALKAEVEARRGAEDVAPSSLAAAIAQRYDLGAVTGQLRSVQRSDDLGRRWLLDTDRGRWSASSVENWWPIVEADRDVELQEAAAAAGVQLPRPVRSRTGAVVEEIDGAPWRVTQWRHSGPPLAAPVAARITAKVGAILATVHGLRFEVDRISPWHAARFSDEPWAQVAVRAREAGVPWADAFDAAVGELERLADLGSAPVDASTAVLTHNSMGPAKVRRERDGSLVVVGWEHAGGQPPAWELADVLANWTIDPSGAVNVAGARALVEGYAAVADGVPNLDEAAFRGFAMSMCNYVGGQVDAALDAHSAAMTTAGRTEAAERDFTARSVTHLLTHLPRRAAFAQLLEAITLVR, from the coding sequence ATGAAGATCCTTCCCGACTCCCCGAACCTCGACCACCTGCGCCGCCAGGCGAAGGACCTGCTGGCGGGTCTGCGCGATGGCGAACCGACGACGTCGCTCGCCGACGCCCAGGCCGCGCTCGCGCAGCAGTACGGGTTCCGCACCTGGCCGGCCCTGAAGGCGGAGGTCGAGGCCCGCCGCGGCGCGGAGGACGTCGCACCGTCCTCCCTGGCGGCGGCGATCGCGCAGCGCTACGACCTCGGCGCCGTGACCGGGCAGTTGCGTTCGGTGCAACGATCCGACGACCTCGGGCGCCGCTGGTTGCTCGACACCGACCGAGGACGCTGGTCGGCGAGCTCGGTCGAGAACTGGTGGCCGATCGTCGAGGCCGACCGCGATGTCGAGCTCCAGGAGGCCGCCGCGGCGGCCGGCGTGCAGCTCCCGCGCCCGGTGCGGAGCCGGACCGGCGCCGTCGTCGAGGAGATCGACGGCGCGCCGTGGCGGGTGACCCAGTGGCGGCACTCCGGTCCGCCGCTCGCCGCGCCGGTGGCGGCGCGGATCACGGCCAAGGTCGGCGCCATCCTGGCGACGGTCCACGGCCTCCGCTTCGAGGTCGACCGCATCAGCCCGTGGCACGCGGCCCGGTTCTCGGACGAACCGTGGGCGCAGGTCGCCGTTCGGGCCCGCGAGGCCGGCGTGCCGTGGGCGGATGCCTTCGACGCCGCCGTCGGCGAACTCGAGCGGCTCGCGGACCTCGGCTCGGCACCGGTCGACGCCTCGACCGCGGTCCTCACGCACAACTCGATGGGCCCGGCGAAGGTGCGGCGCGAGCGCGACGGGAGCCTCGTCGTCGTCGGCTGGGAGCATGCCGGTGGGCAGCCGCCTGCGTGGGAGCTGGCCGACGTGCTCGCGAACTGGACGATCGACCCGAGCGGTGCGGTCAACGTTGCGGGTGCGCGGGCGCTGGTCGAGGGGTACGCCGCGGTGGCCGACGGCGTCCCGAACCTCGACGAGGCCGCGTTCCGCGGGTTCGCGATGAGCATGTGCAACTACGTGGGCGGTCAGGTGGACGCCGCCCTCGACGCCCACAGTGCGGCGATGACGACGGCGGGGCGCACCGAAGCGGCGGAGCGCGACTTCACCGCGCGCAGCGTCACGCACCTCCTGACCCATCTGCCCCGCCGGGCGGCGTTCGCGCAGCTGCTCGAGGCGATCACGCTGGTGCGCTGA
- a CDS encoding DUF7507 domain-containing protein, giving the protein MRAKRVLGAALVTVLCALGVTFATPTAQEAFADPPTTGTTIVSETFTGASVTDAAWQPLGDGCLTGRPATGGTGVIPSCAAHRSGPVPAMGVTPGYLQLTDTAGNRAGSLLYNRPIPATAGVSITFDQYQYGGNGADGIGFFLVDGSTNLNATGGLGGSLGYAQRDAEPGVEGGYVGVGLDAFGNFYGDGESRGSGCPADQQSPQRASGANAPNIITVRGPGVGLRGYCWQGATVVSVVAQPVSTLDGQLRVNTQNPATAVRRVNVQVTPAPNPRIIVQVRYSATGPWITELDVAAPPGTPSTYKFGLSASTGGSNDVHLVRNVTDTIVPLAALQLEKQIDRAGAPLPPVITAGTPIPYLYTVTNAGEEVVSALEIADDTITGPITCEATTLQPAPAPGSTTVCRATYTVTADDVAAEAITNVATASGTTPIAGDVVSNEATVTVPLVSELALTKTVTTPGPYAVGQQVTYGYTVTNTGGTTLSTVNVIDNRVPTVVCATDVLAPDESTTCTAQYTVQSGHVDPDGYVRNVATARGTTPIGQTVVSNQAQAQIPVFTDVGVTKTVNDQAPLVGQNVTFTVTATNNGPSLATNVVLSDRLPAGRLTFVSAATTSGTYTQEDGLWRIPELAVGSSATLTLVATVDTNSEVANSATRTTMTQTDINAANDSASVTLNPITPSTDIAVQKSAADADVPLGSTTSYTVTATNNGPYPATGLTLRDTLPTSVTLVSATPSQGTFDAATGIWTIGALPVDGVVTLEMLVQPQELGRYTNIASLDTVSPGDTNPGNNQADATVTVRAPIADLAIAKGVLPEEAFVGDTVTYSATVTNLGPETVHDVFVTDSGPDGITVVDAEADQGTIDAGATRWDIGTLAPGATAIAIITATVDAPGTHVNTATVDSPSLLDPTPENNVDSATVVTDVAPLDIGVEKSVVVDSGEPDDAVPLGETVTFTLSATNFDDPAAPGALATNVILTDILPTGLTWVSTGACDGSFDEATGRWTVPEIVALATVTCEIQARADAVGLQTNSVSLVSLDQRDSNPTNNNATASITVVEEADLEVTKVVDQPVAQPGDTVTYTITITNLGPNDDENIEVVDPLPITANITGSTASGATTFDVEARRWTVGQLAEGQVETLTVEVLVSDAGGTFRNEVLISQARLPDPNLDNNRAFATLFVPVADIVVEKAVSDGAPYVGDEVTFTVAVTNDGPDLATDVTVDDLLPAGLTYVSSVASIGTYDAVTGVWTVGDLVPHDRQPRTVGAQATLTIVALVAEAGTWENTAASDRAESFPFDPDPTNNAATAVVVAQFPPTDVAVTKEATPSSVPVGGEFVFTIVVTVGGPGDADGVVLTDAFPDGVRPVSASASPDLGDGCTLGGQDLTCDLGDLVVGDEVVVQVSAVGEVPGPHTNVATVSTTSPEEIVENNTASVEVTVQQEPPGPGPGPGPAPGPAPGPGPGPGAGPDLPATGAQPLGVLVLGAVLALVGAVLLAASRRRPA; this is encoded by the coding sequence GTGCGTGCGAAGCGTGTCCTGGGTGCGGCGCTTGTGACGGTGCTGTGCGCCCTGGGAGTCACGTTCGCGACGCCGACAGCGCAGGAAGCGTTCGCGGACCCGCCGACCACCGGCACGACGATCGTCAGCGAGACGTTCACGGGCGCCTCGGTGACGGACGCGGCGTGGCAGCCACTCGGGGACGGTTGCCTCACGGGTCGGCCCGCCACCGGCGGAACGGGCGTCATCCCTAGCTGTGCCGCCCATCGCAGCGGCCCGGTGCCCGCCATGGGTGTCACACCGGGCTATCTCCAGCTCACGGACACCGCCGGGAACAGGGCCGGCAGCCTGCTCTACAACCGGCCGATCCCGGCGACCGCCGGCGTCTCGATCACGTTCGACCAGTACCAGTACGGCGGCAACGGCGCCGACGGCATCGGGTTCTTCCTGGTCGACGGCTCGACCAACCTCAACGCGACGGGCGGGCTCGGCGGCAGCCTCGGGTACGCCCAGCGGGATGCGGAGCCGGGGGTCGAGGGCGGCTACGTCGGTGTCGGGCTGGACGCGTTCGGCAACTTCTACGGTGACGGGGAGAGCCGGGGCTCCGGGTGCCCGGCCGACCAGCAGTCGCCGCAGCGCGCGTCGGGAGCGAACGCTCCGAACATCATCACGGTGCGCGGTCCGGGTGTCGGGCTGCGGGGTTACTGCTGGCAGGGCGCGACCGTCGTGTCCGTGGTGGCGCAGCCGGTGTCCACCCTGGACGGACAGCTCCGCGTGAACACGCAGAACCCGGCGACTGCGGTGCGCAGGGTCAACGTCCAGGTCACGCCGGCCCCGAACCCGCGCATCATCGTCCAGGTCCGGTACTCCGCCACCGGGCCGTGGATCACCGAACTGGACGTCGCGGCGCCTCCGGGCACGCCGAGCACCTACAAGTTCGGGCTGTCCGCGTCGACCGGTGGCAGCAACGACGTGCACCTGGTTCGCAACGTCACCGACACGATCGTCCCGCTGGCCGCGCTCCAGCTCGAGAAGCAGATCGATCGCGCCGGCGCGCCGCTGCCCCCGGTGATCACCGCCGGCACGCCGATCCCGTACCTGTACACCGTGACGAACGCCGGCGAGGAGGTGGTCTCCGCGCTCGAGATCGCCGATGACACCATCACCGGTCCGATCACCTGCGAGGCGACGACGTTGCAACCGGCGCCGGCGCCCGGGTCGACCACCGTCTGCCGTGCCACATACACCGTGACCGCCGACGACGTCGCGGCGGAGGCCATCACCAACGTCGCCACGGCGTCGGGCACCACGCCGATCGCCGGTGACGTCGTGTCCAACGAGGCGACGGTCACGGTTCCGCTCGTCTCCGAGCTCGCGCTCACCAAGACCGTGACGACACCCGGGCCCTATGCCGTGGGCCAGCAGGTGACCTACGGGTACACGGTCACCAACACCGGCGGCACGACGCTGAGCACCGTGAACGTCATCGACAACCGGGTCCCGACCGTGGTCTGCGCGACGGACGTCCTCGCACCGGACGAATCGACCACCTGCACCGCCCAGTACACCGTGCAGTCTGGCCACGTCGATCCGGATGGGTACGTCCGCAACGTCGCGACCGCGCGCGGCACCACGCCGATCGGGCAGACCGTGGTCTCGAACCAGGCGCAGGCGCAGATCCCGGTGTTCACGGACGTCGGCGTGACGAAGACGGTGAACGACCAGGCCCCGCTCGTCGGCCAGAACGTCACGTTCACGGTGACCGCGACCAACAACGGCCCGAGCCTCGCGACGAACGTCGTCCTCTCCGACCGGCTCCCCGCCGGCCGCCTGACGTTCGTGAGTGCCGCCACCACCTCGGGCACCTACACGCAGGAGGACGGGCTGTGGCGGATCCCGGAGCTCGCCGTCGGCAGTTCCGCGACACTCACCCTGGTCGCTACCGTGGACACGAACAGCGAGGTGGCGAACAGCGCCACCCGGACGACCATGACGCAGACGGACATCAACGCCGCGAACGACAGCGCGTCCGTCACGCTCAACCCGATCACGCCGTCCACGGACATCGCCGTACAGAAGTCGGCGGCCGACGCCGACGTCCCGCTCGGGTCCACGACCTCCTACACGGTGACCGCGACGAACAACGGGCCGTATCCGGCGACCGGACTGACACTGCGGGACACCCTACCCACGAGCGTCACGCTGGTCTCGGCCACACCGAGCCAGGGAACCTTCGACGCCGCGACCGGGATCTGGACCATCGGGGCGCTGCCGGTCGATGGCGTCGTCACCCTCGAGATGCTTGTGCAGCCGCAGGAACTCGGGCGCTACACCAACATCGCCTCACTCGACACGGTCAGCCCAGGTGACACGAACCCGGGCAACAACCAGGCCGATGCCACCGTGACGGTGCGTGCCCCGATCGCCGACCTGGCGATCGCCAAGGGTGTGCTCCCCGAGGAGGCGTTCGTCGGTGACACGGTGACGTACAGCGCAACCGTGACGAACCTCGGACCCGAGACGGTGCACGACGTCTTCGTGACCGACTCCGGCCCGGACGGCATCACCGTCGTGGACGCGGAGGCAGATCAGGGCACGATCGATGCCGGGGCCACCCGGTGGGACATCGGGACCCTGGCCCCGGGCGCCACTGCGATCGCCATCATCACCGCGACCGTTGACGCCCCGGGCACGCACGTCAATACCGCCACGGTCGACTCGCCGAGCCTCCTCGATCCGACGCCCGAGAACAACGTCGACTCCGCGACCGTCGTCACCGATGTCGCACCGCTGGACATCGGTGTGGAGAAGAGCGTCGTCGTGGACAGCGGCGAGCCCGATGACGCCGTCCCGCTCGGGGAGACCGTGACGTTCACGCTCTCCGCGACGAACTTCGACGATCCTGCGGCCCCCGGTGCGCTCGCGACCAACGTCATCCTGACCGACATCCTGCCGACCGGACTCACCTGGGTGAGCACGGGAGCTTGCGACGGCAGCTTCGACGAGGCGACCGGTCGCTGGACGGTGCCGGAGATCGTGGCCCTCGCCACCGTGACGTGCGAGATCCAGGCGCGCGCCGACGCCGTCGGGCTCCAGACCAACAGCGTTTCCCTGGTATCCCTCGACCAGCGCGACTCCAACCCGACGAACAACAACGCGACCGCGAGCATCACCGTCGTCGAGGAAGCGGACCTCGAGGTCACGAAGGTCGTCGACCAGCCAGTCGCCCAGCCCGGTGACACGGTGACCTACACGATCACGATCACGAACCTCGGGCCGAACGACGACGAGAACATCGAAGTCGTGGATCCGTTGCCGATCACGGCGAACATCACCGGATCGACCGCGTCCGGGGCCACCACGTTCGACGTCGAGGCCCGTCGTTGGACGGTCGGGCAACTGGCCGAGGGGCAGGTGGAGACGCTCACGGTCGAGGTGCTGGTCAGCGACGCCGGTGGCACGTTCCGCAACGAAGTACTCATCTCCCAGGCGCGCCTGCCGGACCCGAACCTCGACAACAACCGTGCGTTCGCCACCCTGTTCGTCCCGGTCGCGGACATCGTCGTCGAGAAGGCGGTGAGCGACGGCGCCCCGTACGTGGGCGACGAGGTCACCTTCACGGTCGCGGTCACCAACGACGGCCCCGACCTCGCCACCGACGTGACGGTGGACGACCTGCTTCCGGCCGGATTGACGTACGTCTCGTCCGTGGCGTCCATCGGCACCTACGACGCGGTCACCGGGGTGTGGACGGTCGGTGATCTGGTGCCCCATGACCGACAGCCGAGGACGGTCGGAGCGCAGGCGACGCTGACGATCGTGGCGCTCGTCGCGGAGGCCGGCACCTGGGAGAACACCGCCGCATCCGACCGCGCGGAGTCGTTCCCGTTCGACCCCGATCCGACCAACAACGCCGCCACCGCGGTCGTGGTGGCCCAGTTCCCCCCGACGGACGTGGCCGTGACCAAGGAGGCGACGCCGTCGTCCGTGCCGGTCGGCGGTGAGTTCGTTTTCACGATCGTCGTTACGGTCGGTGGACCGGGCGACGCTGACGGCGTGGTTCTCACCGACGCGTTCCCCGACGGCGTCCGGCCGGTCTCCGCGTCGGCGTCGCCCGACCTGGGCGACGGCTGCACTCTCGGCGGGCAGGACCTGACGTGTGACCTCGGCGATCTCGTGGTCGGCGACGAGGTCGTCGTGCAGGTGAGCGCCGTGGGTGAGGTGCCGGGTCCGCACACGAACGTCGCGACCGTGTCCACGACGTCCCCCGAGGAGATCGTGGAGAACAACACGGCGTCGGTCGAGGTCACGGTGCAGCAGGAGCCACCCGGACCGGGGCCGGGTCCGGGACCTGCGCCCGGGCCCGCACCGGGACCTGGCCCCGGGCCCGGTGCCGGTCCGGACCTGCCGGCAACCGGCGCGCAGCCGCTGGGTGTGCTGGTCCTCGGGGCCGTGCTCGCCCTCGTCGGCGCGGTCCTGCTCGCGGCCTCACGTCGCCGTCCTGCCTAG
- a CDS encoding N-acetylmuramoyl-L-alanine amidase, with protein sequence MAKRSPRRRGTLAGAALVTALALVIPAVGPAAAGPAPTSAVPRDDEDDVAAKVKAHTTSQPLAGWTIGLDPGHNGGNATNVIAINQQVADGRGGWKQCNTTGTTALTGYPEHEFTLDVSLRTREALEALGATVVMTRENNDGVGPCVDVRGTFAEDSDVDLMLSIHANGSTDPAIAGFFAIIADPPLSESQGLPSLELAETMITALTDGGFTPSTIYEEALSQRADLATLNFSRRPTVMLELGEMRNPAESELMSSEAGRQQYADALVDGVLDWSGPHSPQS encoded by the coding sequence ATGGCCAAGCGATCACCCCGACGACGGGGGACCCTGGCCGGCGCCGCCCTGGTGACGGCCCTCGCCCTGGTGATCCCCGCCGTCGGCCCCGCGGCCGCAGGCCCGGCCCCGACTTCCGCCGTCCCCCGCGACGATGAGGACGACGTCGCCGCCAAGGTCAAGGCGCACACCACCAGCCAGCCCCTGGCCGGGTGGACGATCGGCCTCGACCCCGGTCACAACGGCGGCAACGCCACCAATGTGATCGCAATCAATCAGCAGGTCGCGGACGGCCGTGGCGGCTGGAAGCAGTGCAACACCACCGGCACCACGGCGCTCACCGGCTACCCGGAGCACGAGTTCACCCTGGACGTCTCGCTGCGCACGCGGGAGGCACTCGAGGCCCTCGGCGCCACCGTGGTGATGACGCGCGAGAACAACGACGGCGTCGGCCCGTGCGTGGACGTGCGCGGCACGTTCGCCGAGGATAGCGACGTGGACCTGATGCTCTCGATCCACGCGAACGGCTCCACCGACCCCGCGATCGCCGGGTTCTTCGCGATCATCGCGGACCCGCCGCTCTCGGAGTCCCAGGGGCTGCCGAGCCTCGAGCTCGCCGAGACGATGATCACCGCGCTCACCGACGGTGGTTTCACCCCGAGCACGATCTACGAGGAGGCGCTGTCCCAGCGCGCCGACCTCGCCACCCTGAACTTCTCGCGCCGGCCGACGGTGATGCTGGAGCTGGGGGAGATGCGCAACCCGGCCGAGTCCGAGCTGATGAGCAGCGAGGCGGGCCGGCAGCAGTACGCGGACGCGCTCGTGGACGGCGTGCTCGACTGGTCCGGGCCGCACAGCCCGCAGTCGTAG
- a CDS encoding SPOR domain-containing protein gives MSETSPQPKSFYYNLETGAVEEGLVSDWTSRMGPYATREEAAKALETARNRNAKWEDEDRAWNESDDPGSRKDED, from the coding sequence ATGTCTGAGACCTCCCCGCAGCCAAAGTCCTTCTACTACAATCTCGAAACCGGAGCGGTCGAGGAAGGTCTCGTCAGCGACTGGACGTCCCGGATGGGCCCCTACGCCACCCGCGAGGAAGCTGCGAAGGCGCTGGAGACGGCGCGGAACCGGAACGCGAAGTGGGAGGACGAGGATCGGGCCTGGAACGAGAGCGACGATCCCGGCAGCCGCAAGGACGAGGACTGA